The following coding sequences lie in one Arthrobacter sp. PGP41 genomic window:
- a CDS encoding acyl-CoA dehydrogenase family protein, which yields MDALFQAVSAAVGDAPALLALARQAGKEWPRPGEGTTGLLWELLATVAAIDVAAARVFEPHLDALAILAQAGHDPAHASGTWGVFAAEGQGSRLEAEARGSSVFLTGSKPWCSLAPLLDHAVVTAHTDDGGRAAFAVDLRHAGVTCGDPAWVARGLREIPSGPVRFDRVPAEPLQGTNWYFSRPGFAWGGMGVAACWLGGAVGIARDYRDALRAGTLSGREPDQIALASLGELDRVLSAALQHLAGTAERIDRREQGSTGHGTAGQASAWSDALRVRGTCAAAVERVLSVVGSNRGPAPLAFDEKYAKRTADLALYVRQHHGMRDDAQLGALALKGDASW from the coding sequence TGTTCCAGGCCGTCTCCGCTGCCGTCGGCGACGCCCCCGCGTTGCTTGCCTTGGCCCGCCAGGCCGGGAAGGAATGGCCGCGGCCCGGCGAAGGCACTACCGGGCTTCTCTGGGAGCTCCTGGCAACGGTGGCCGCCATTGACGTGGCTGCTGCCCGGGTCTTTGAGCCGCACCTGGATGCCCTGGCCATCCTTGCACAGGCGGGCCATGATCCTGCCCATGCCTCCGGGACGTGGGGTGTGTTCGCCGCGGAAGGTCAAGGCTCCCGGCTCGAGGCGGAAGCCAGGGGTTCCTCGGTTTTCCTCACTGGATCCAAGCCCTGGTGCTCCCTGGCCCCGTTGCTTGACCACGCGGTGGTCACGGCCCACACGGACGACGGCGGCCGTGCGGCTTTTGCGGTGGACCTGCGCCACGCTGGCGTGACCTGCGGGGACCCGGCGTGGGTGGCACGGGGTTTGCGCGAAATTCCCAGCGGGCCGGTGCGGTTCGACAGGGTCCCCGCCGAGCCGTTGCAGGGAACCAACTGGTATTTCAGCAGGCCCGGGTTTGCCTGGGGCGGCATGGGAGTGGCCGCCTGCTGGCTTGGCGGGGCTGTGGGCATTGCCCGGGATTACCGGGACGCCCTGCGTGCCGGGACTCTATCAGGCCGGGAGCCCGACCAGATTGCGCTGGCCTCACTCGGCGAACTGGACCGCGTCCTTTCCGCCGCCCTGCAGCATTTGGCGGGAACGGCGGAACGCATTGACCGCCGGGAACAGGGCTCCACCGGGCACGGAACTGCCGGGCAGGCATCGGCGTGGAGCGATGCGCTGCGGGTGCGCGGAACCTGCGCAGCCGCCGTCGAACGCGTCTTGTCGGTGGTCGGCAGCAACCGGGGGCCGGCACCGCTGGCCTTCGACGAGAAGTATGCCAAGCGCACGGCTGACCTGGCACTGTACGTCCGCCAGCACCATGGCATGCGCGACGACGCCCAGTTGGGCGCCCTGGCCCTGAAGGGTGACGCGTCGTGGTGA